GTTTCGGTAGCGTATATACTATCGTCTATTTGGTTTGCGTTCGGCTCTTTAACGTCTTTAGTTTTTATAAGCACGACTACGCTTATATTGTAGGGGCGGTTTTCATTTGCGGTCGGGACTACCCTAGAGGCGTCAAAATTCACGTTTGATAGTTGTCCGGGACCGCCGGTAAAATTGCCCGCACTCCCATCTACAGCAAATGCGCCTATTATTGGATTGGTGGAGCCGTCATTTCTTACTCCGCCTGAGGTTCCGGTGATATTCCTTATAGCATCTTGTTGAGCCTCTCCGATAGGTGCGGCATTTCCACCGACAGAGCGAAAGAATTTACCGTCGCTGAAATTCGGTATATTGAAATTCTCTTCACTTCCGCCATATGTATACCCAATAACCGCAAAGAGTTCTGCATACTCTGATTTTACAAGGCTTCGTCCGTCGCAAACAAGAAAACCCGAGGGCGTATGGCTTTCAGAACTCCAAAGCAGGTATGAGCCAATTTTTAGCCCGTCTGAGATTTCTGATTTTAGAGCGTATTTGTCGGCTGCTACTCCGCCGAGTTTTTGGCTATCGGCAGCCGTTTCATTTTCGCCAAGCTTAACATTTATCAGCTCATCAATCTGCGTTTTTGAGTAACTATCATTTATGTTGCGTTTTTTAGCTAGTTGGGCGTTTATATCGTTTGAACTGTTTTCAATCTGCTCCTTAAGATAGCTCGTGCGATTTGCTAGCTGTTTTGCTTGTTTGTTGCTTATGCCGTCCGCTCCGCCTACTACGGGATCGGTGGTTTCTAGCTGATAAATTCCCTCTTCCCAAGTATTTGTCTCTTTTAAGTTTGCCATTACGCTACGCTCCATTTAGAAATCTTTTTGCTTCGCAAAAAACGTTTTACTGATTTTGCCATTAATAAACTCCGTAATTGAATTGATCGTTGTATCTTATAGATCCGTCATAGGTTAAATTTGCCGCTCTACTATCGATGGTTGTTAATACGCATCTAACGGGTGCAGCGCTTTTAGCCGCATCGCTTATGCGTTTTGCTTTCTCACGAGATAGCGGAATACTTGAGATAACGCTATACTCCGCCCAGTGATCGTTGCTACCGTAAAATCTAGCCCCGCCGTGCAGTATGGAGCCGTCATATTTTTGCCCTAAATTTCCCTCTATTATCAAAGCTCCGCTATCTATCGCCTGCACCGCTTTTTTAACAGCGTAAAAGGTGCCTGAGTAGTAGTGAATAGCAAATGCGTTTTTTATCAGCTCGCGTGCGGCTATCTCGCTAAGCCCCTCTATATCCACGTCAAACGAAGCGGCTAAAATAGGCAAAAGGGATACCGGACAACTATCCGCCAGAGTGTTAATCACGCCTATATCAAACTCATCGAAACGGATGCCAAAAAGCTCGTCAAATTTCTTATCAAATTTGCTTTTATGGTTTGGAAGCAAGGTCATAGGCTAGCCTTTTTATAGCTTAGATTAAAGCTTATCCTTGCAAAGCTATCATCGCCTACCTTTGTATCAATCGTAGGAGTTTGCAAATTCACTCTATACACTCCATTTTTATGAAGCACGGAGTAGATATAACTTAAATTTAGATTTTCTCCTATCTTTAGAGTGCTTGGAGTGGCTTTTATTGCTTTATCTATCTCATCTTGCATAAACATATCGGTTAGCTCAAGTTCTGCTTTTATCTCGATATTTATAATATTTGCATTTGTTACTATCACGCTATCGGTTAGCGGTCTTACTTTTTCATCATTTAGATAGTCCGCTACGCTAGTCCTTGTCTCCTCGCTCATATCAGCTGTTTTTAGATACACTTTTACTATGCCCGCACCGCCGTTTAGCACGCTAACTTCTAGTACCTTTATATTTGCCGACATCGCTTGATAGATATAGGCTTTAGCGCTTCCTGCCGTGCTAAATCTCTCTAAGCTAAGCACGGCTCTCTCGCGCAGTCTATCGTCGCTTTCACGCTCTGCTCCGCCTAAAAATTCGCTCTCTTGCTTTGCCGTAAGCACAAAAGGAAGCGGTGTTTGAATGAGCTCACATTTAATTAGGCTTGATTTCACGTAGCTATCAAGCACGCTTACACCTATTATCTCTTTATTACCGGCTTTTATAACTAGGCTATTTTTTAGTGTGGCAGTGTCGCCGTCTTTGCTTACGAGCGTAAGTCCGGCAGGGATATAAACATCATAACCAAGCGTAGTACTTAGACTAAATTTAACGTTTGCCGTAGGTTTTTCGCCCTTTAATCTTTCTATGCCGTATATTGCTACTACGTTATCAAGGTCGCTTCCCGTCGCAAAAGGAAGTAGCATTGATTTTACGCTTTGATTTATCCTAGCTCGAAGTAGTAACTCGCGGTAAGCTAGCGTCTCAAGCAAAGCCGAGTAGCTGTCGCTCTCCAAAAGCGCGATCTCGTCATCGGTTAAATACTCTTTAAAGACGTTTTTAACGCTATTTAAAATTTCATCATAATTAAGCGTTTCGATAACATTCGGATAAGGCAAAGCTTTTAAATCAAGCATAAGCTACCTCCATACTATCGCCGCTTTCAAAGGTTATTTTAAATTTAAGGCTGTTGTTTTGCAGGCTGATTAGCCTTACTTCATCGATTTTTATGCGTTTTTCCCATTTTTCTACCGCTTCTATGACATACCAAGCAAGATCGGCTCTAAAGCTATCATCGATGCGGCGATCGATTAGCTCAAACAGACGGCTGCCGTATTCGGGCAGCATAACCCTTGAACCAAGCGGCGTTAAAAGTATGTCTTTTATGCTCTGTTCTATGCTTACTAAGTGTTTCATATTAATCTCTCGCTAGTCCGTTATTTGTGTGGTTTGTTAAATCGCCCCTGCTGTCGCTTATGCTTCCGCCAAAGCTTGCATTACCTCCGGTTGTGATTGAGCCGGTTATATTTACGTCCCCGTTGATTGAAAAACTTCCGCTACCGCCGCCTGAACCCGCCGTAGTGATAGCACCTTGTATTAGCGTATTACCTAGTAGCTTGATATTTGGGCTTTTTACGGTCGTGTCGTTTGCTTTTACGTTTACACTTTGAGCGGTCAAATTTGCATTATCGCAGGCTATATTTATCTCTTTTGGAGTGGAGATAACAAGAGTGCTATTTACCGTGTTATAGCTTATTTGCACGCCGTCCTCGTAAATACAAATTTGCTCTTTTTCGTTTGTGTCGGGAGCCGAGTGCACTTCTTGATATACCGAGCGAAGTATTACGCCGCTATTTAGACTGCCGCGAATCGGCAAGACGATTACCTGCTCGCCCACGCGAATCGGCGTAAAAGCTCTTGCGAAAGAATTTGCCAAAGCAAGCACAGGCAGAAAGTCGGTTACCATATCTCCTATAGCAACCCTTGCACGATCCGCTCTTACTTCGCTAATAATGCCGATTTCAATAAATTCCGTCTTCATATTCGCTCTCTTTTATGTGTTCGCCAAAATTTTTATTTTTACGTTTGACATTAAATTTGATCTCTTTAACATCTTCGTGAATGTCGTTAAGTTTTTGGCGACTTTCTACGCGGTCGATCTTTAGAGTTTCGATTAGGGCTCTTGTCGCGTCCGCGTTGTTGTTAAAAGCTTCGTTTGTCTTTGTGGTTACTTCGATTATCTTTTGTGAGTTTGCATTTGCGTTTTTGCTAAGTAGCCAAAAGATTATGACAAAGGCTACAAAGCCAAAAATCACCATAAAGACTAAAAACTCATTTGACCCCCAGCTTCCTGCAGAAGTGATAAGCCCGGTAGTCTCTTTTATTTCATCGCTAAAATTTAGACTATTTTCCATACTATTCCTTTATACCAAGACATTGTTTTAGCAGGTTTTCGCAATCTCGGTAGTAGATCATTTTTGCTTTGTCCGCTTCAAACGTGCCGTCGTTTTTTGGTTTTACAGGCATTAGTGCGTTACACCTTACAGGCATTAGCTTTTCTTTATATATGATATGAGGCTCTACCGCTTGTTTATCCGCACAGCCTGCGAAAAGCAAAGCAAGTAACACAAAAGCAGCTAAATTTCTCATTTAAACAACTCCTTATAAGCCTTTAGCTCCGCTTCGCAGCTTTTATCCTTGACGAAAATTTTCTTTATTCGCTCTATCTCTTTTGGCGGAGTGTTGTCGATCTTTACTGCTGCTGTTTTTATGGCTTCATTTTGCAAGGCAAGAGTAGCGTCGCAGTTAGTTAAATTTGCTTTTAGCGTAGCCTTATCAGTCGTTAGTTCGTCCGCTTTTTTGGTTAGCTCTTTGTTGCTATCTTTTAGAATTTCATTTGCAGCCGCAAGCGAGCTTATTTTTAGCCCCGTGCCGATGAGCGATATAGCCAAAAAACCGCACACGCAAAGAGCGTAAAGAAAAGGCTTGCTAAAAATACCCATCTTATACCCCTTGTAAATTTATAATCTCAACCGTAAGCGGCTTATCTTTGGTTATTTTTAAAAACGCCTCAAGTGTCTTTTTACCCTCGTAAACGCCTTTATCATCATACTTTTGTCCTAGCAAGATACATCCAAGAGTATGTTTTGGATAGTTACCTGCATGGATTAAAATTCTACGTGCCTTTATAACATTCTCATTAAAAAGTGTCGGTAAAACTCGCCCAAAACGCGGGCTATACTCCCACGCGACGTCGTATTTTCCTTGTGGAATGCGTAAATCTCTACCAGGCGTAACGCAATCATCGCCCGCAGGCTCAAGCGTGTAACCGCTAAGCAATACCCGCTCATCGGTTTGTCCTACGCAAAGTTCAAATTTACCCAGTGTGCCGTCATGTATATTTTTAAATCGCCTAATCGTCAGCTTCATCTTCTTTGTTTTCGTCCGTAGCGGGGAGAAAATCTATCATCCCCTCGTCTAAATATACGCTCGCCTCTTCAGGCTCAAGTCGCACGATCTCGCCCTCTTTTACAAAACCACCTTTTACGCAGATGTTTTTAGTCGCGATATACTCCATTTTTTTACCTTTTTAAGCTTGTTTCATATAGCTAACCCATTTTTTGATGACTATCTCGTAATCAACGTATAGGTCAAAGACGTATTTTAGTGCGCGCTCCTCCGCGTCATACCATCTGTTGCGGCGAATATCAAGCACCGTGCCTAAAACTAAATTTTTAAGCGGAGTGGCTAGATACTCTCCTTTTGGCATTAAAGGCGTTACCTCAAGCGGCACTCCTAAAATTTTATCCGCTCCGCCTTGTATTAGATGAGTCGGAGAATTTAACGCGGCAAGCTCTTTGTTATACTCCTGTGCGTCGGCCGGGCTGATAAGGATCACCGCTTGGCTTAAAATATCGGGGTGCAAAGAAGCTACAAGCGCACTTAGCCTATCTTTTACTTTCTCGTTTGACGCATAGGTTAGTTTTGTGGTCTCGCTAGAGTCTTTCGCTACGGCAACCCAGCCTTTATGAAGAGTCTTAAAGCTGCCGTCATACGTATCGCTCTCGCCGATAAAGCCAAGGAGCGCAAGGTCGTTGCCGAAAGCCTTTGCAAAGCTCTCAAACGTTTCGCTTTCAAATTTAGGGTTTGATTTGTTATCCTCTAGCGCGTCTTGAAGTATGCGAGCGAAGAGCTGAACGCTTTTTGCGTCAAGCTTTGCGCCGACTTTATTAAGTGCGGCTCTTTGGCTCTCGCTTGGCTTGTCTCCGCTTGGCACGCGCACCAAAATACCCTTAGCTACGTCCCACGCGTCAAGCTCTTTGGTTAATCTACCCATCTTTTCGGTGTGAATTTTTTGCAAAAAGCCGTTATTTTGCTTGATAACATCGACAAAGTTATGCGCTTGCTCGGGCGTTAGCGCGCCTGAAAGCGTAACGTTAGTCGCATTCATACTTGTTTTTAAAATTTCGTCTAATCCGCTCATTATAATATCCCTCCGCTAAGTGAATTTTCTTGTTTTTTGATCGTCTCGTCTTGTTTTGATTTGCTAAGCTCACTCGTGATAGCCTCAAGCTTTGCGGTTAGTTCGCCTACTGATTTTTCAAGCGCCTCAAGTTTTGCTTCGCTTGCGCTTATGCCCGCTTTTACAAGCTCTGCCACCTTGTTTTCATCCATCGTCTCTCCTTTGTTGTTTGAAGTTTGTTTTTTTAAATTTTCGCTTGAGCCGAAAAACTCTTTTAGCGCCGCCATTACGCCGCCTTTGGTAATGCCCTCATCGGCATTTTTTATAACGCCGCTTCCATACATCGATAATCCCGTTATCGCTCCGTTTTTTACCATCTGTTTTAGATCTTCATCCTCTAGCTTTATACCGACCGCCCATGCTCCGACCTCGCTAAAAAACTCATCTTTGCTTTTTACTATCCAGCTTTCGCATATATAGGCGTTTGCGATGTTAAAATCGTGATTTACGTCAACGCAGTATCCAAGATCCGCCCTTTTCATAAAGTTGTAAGCGGCCCTTTTTATTTCGTTTGCATTTGCAAAATCTCCTTGCGTATCGACTTCATCGGGCGCATACACGATCCCGTAAACTACGCCTTGCTCGTCATCGCTCTTTTTAAAATTGACTCGTAAAAGCTCGTTAAAATTCTCATTTTTGTAAATGATCTTTTTATTATTCGCTCCCGCGCTAACAAGCGAGATTAGTTTTATTTGCATATTTGTGATCTCTTTGCTCATCTATTACGCTCCTTTAAAATATTGCGTGCATTTTGACAAAAAATAAAATTTTAAAAAACCTAGATACGACATATATGTCGTATCTAGCTAGAAAGTAAAAAATTTTTATCATAAAATGGCGTTTTTGAAATAAATGTTTTAGGATATATATGCAAGTGATTTTTAAAAGTGTAGCGGGTAGCGTTCAATTAACCGATGAGAGCAAAGACGGCAGCGGACTTGTCGAGCCGTTTTTCGGCTTTGATAGGATGCTTGATCTGTTTTATGCAAACACCTATCATCGTCGCGCCATACAGCTAAAAGCCTCTCTTCTTTCAAATATAGAGGACGGCTCGAAGCTTGAAGGGCAAGGCATGACGCCGAAAGATTTTTTATACGCTTTTATACTAAATCTTGAAATTTTCGGTAACGCCTTTATGGAGATCGCCGGTAAAAACATCTATCTTTTGCCGAGCATCGAAGGGCGCGTAAATGAAAACAGAGAGGTTTTTCAACTAAAAGACGGCCGTAAAATAGCGCTAAACGCAAGACATCTATACTACTATTCGCCGCGCAGTAGGTATTACGGCGAGCCCGATTACTTAGGCACTCTTTTACCGCTTTTAACCAATCAAAAAGCCGACAGCTTTAATAATGCGTTTTTTGACAACTCGGCACGCGCGGACACCGCCGTTATTTTTGAGAACTCAGAGCCCGACGAGATGCAGCTAAACGCTTTTAAAGAGTTTTTCGGCTCAAATTTCAGGGGTGCGAACAATGCTCACAAAACGCTTATACTAACCGCAAACGGAGAAAACGCAAAGGTTCGCATCGAAGATTTAAGCAAGGTGCAAGATATTAGCTTTGAAAAGCTTAAAAATTTAAACCGAGACGAGATCATCGCCGCTCACGGAGTGCCGCCGAGAATGATGGGCGTAATAAGCTCTGGCCAACTTGGCGGCGGAAGCGAAGTTATAGGTCAGCTTCATAGCTTTAACGAGCTAACTATCATACCAAAGCAAGAGCAAATAGAGTGGTTTTTCGATAGCATCGGCTTTCCTATAAAGCTAAAACCTCTTGACGTAAGCAGCTTTAAAGACGACGGAGAGCTGGTAACTTCGCTGGTGCAAAGCGGCATTTTAAGCCTAGCCGAAGCGCGCGGGATATTAGGCTATGCAAAATAAAGCGTTTTAAGGCGTTTTGGCATTAAGGACGATAAAAGATATTAATAAAATGTTTTCGTCGTTTTTGAAGCCGTTTTGAAGCGTTTTGAAGGTGGTTTTAAAATATAAGTAAAGGAACAAAAAGCAAGATGGATGAAATTTTAACCGAAATTCGCAGATATAATAAACTCAAAATGATAGAGGATGATGAGATTATCCCATACGTTGAGATGGCCGATATGCAGATAGCGAATTTTAGCGTGGATCCTAAAAACCTGCTAAAAGCGAGGGCTTTTTACACCATCGCGCTTTTAGGGCAAAAGCTTTGGCTAAAAATTCAGCAGCGAGCAAACGAATACGACGAAAGCCTAGACACCTTTAAAGACGTTAAGCAATGGGAGGAGTATTGGATGGATAAATTTTATAAGCTTACTACAAAGAAAAATACCGGCGGATATTTTTACGCCGCAGTTTAAGGAGAGAGTATGCAAGTAGAAAATATCACGACCGAAAAAGAGTTAATAGCTCTTTGCGAGAGTCTAGTTTTAAAGCACGACGATGATTTTAAGCTGTTTATATCCGAGCGAAACGCGCTTAATCACGTAGAGTATAGAGCCGTTTTAACGGCTATCGTACCTATAGTAAGTGGTGAGGCGGTATTAAAAGAGCTTATGAGCTTAACCCCGCTTTTAAATTTTAAATCCTCAAGTGTGGACGCCACCGACGAGAGAGGCGTAGATATATTAAATTTTGATTTTACGCTTTGCTATTTTAACTCCGTTTGCATGGATGAGTGATGGCATATTCAAAACAGACCAAAGAGCTTATTTTAAATTTACTTAGCAGCGGCTACTGCGCCGTAGAAATTTCAAAAGAATACGGCATAAACGGCGCTACTCTCTCACGCTGGAAAAAAGAGCTAAAAAAGGAGGACGCCCCTACGATCCAAAATTTAAAGGCTCAAATCTCGCAACTTTCAAAAGGTAAAAGCAGCGACTCCAAAGCCAAGCAAATCGCTATGCTTAGCGCATCTCTTTCAAGACTTGAAGGGATAAAAGCAAAAGAGCGAAAGGTAAAAAATAAGAAAAAGCCGTTAATCCTAATGAATGCGGACTATGAGAGCCTAAAACAAAAGGCGTTAAGCGAAGGCGGGCTTTACGGGTATCAAAAGGATTTTATAAACGATACCTCGCAGTTTCGTATCGTGCTAAAATCTCGTCAAATAGGTTTTTCATACGCTTCAAGCCTTGATGCGCTGCTTGGAGCTGTCGCGGGTCGTAATCAGCTGTTTTTGAGCGCGAGCGAAGAGCAGGCTAGAATTTTAATGAACTATCTTGACGGCTGGGCGGCGAAATTTAACATAGCTTTCGCTAAAAATAGCGAGTATGAAAAAAGCCTTGATAACGGTGCGGTTATCCGCGCAATGCCTCATAACTTTAGAACCGTGCAGGGCTTTACCGGCGATATTTGGA
This is a stretch of genomic DNA from Campylobacter sp. RM6914. It encodes these proteins:
- a CDS encoding tail fiber protein, with the protein product MERSVMANLKETNTWEEGIYQLETTDPVVGGADGISNKQAKQLANRTSYLKEQIENSSNDINAQLAKKRNINDSYSKTQIDELINVKLGENETAADSQKLGGVAADKYALKSEISDGLKIGSYLLWSSESHTPSGFLVCDGRSLVKSEYAELFAVIGYTYGGSEENFNIPNFSDGKFFRSVGGNAAPIGEAQQDAIRNITGTSGGVRNDGSTNPIIGAFAVDGSAGNFTGGPGQLSNVNFDASRVVPTANENRPYNISVVVLIKTKDVKEPNANQIDDSIYATETKAGITKLKNSITGNAEDVAVTEKAVSDVLRAIPTPLGINQTWQDMTSQRKRGITYTNTTGRSIYVSIRTSALTGSCGGYLTVDGKMIQYFATSSSEVITLCGIIPPGSTYSATVNTGTIPLWLELR
- a CDS encoding competence protein CoiA, whose amino-acid sequence is MDEILTEIRRYNKLKMIEDDEIIPYVEMADMQIANFSVDPKNLLKARAFYTIALLGQKLWLKIQQRANEYDESLDTFKDVKQWEEYWMDKFYKLTTKKNTGGYFYAAV
- a CDS encoding phage portal protein, producing the protein MQVIFKSVAGSVQLTDESKDGSGLVEPFFGFDRMLDLFYANTYHRRAIQLKASLLSNIEDGSKLEGQGMTPKDFLYAFILNLEIFGNAFMEIAGKNIYLLPSIEGRVNENREVFQLKDGRKIALNARHLYYYSPRSRYYGEPDYLGTLLPLLTNQKADSFNNAFFDNSARADTAVIFENSEPDEMQLNAFKEFFGSNFRGANNAHKTLILTANGENAKVRIEDLSKVQDISFEKLKNLNRDEIIAAHGVPPRMMGVISSGQLGGGSEVIGQLHSFNELTIIPKQEQIEWFFDSIGFPIKLKPLDVSSFKDDGELVTSLVQSGILSLAEARGILGYAK
- a CDS encoding phage baseplate assembly protein V — translated: MKTEFIEIGIISEVRADRARVAIGDMVTDFLPVLALANSFARAFTPIRVGEQVIVLPIRGSLNSGVILRSVYQEVHSAPDTNEKEQICIYEDGVQISYNTVNSTLVISTPKEINIACDNANLTAQSVNVKANDTTVKSPNIKLLGNTLIQGAITTAGSGGGSGSFSINGDVNITGSITTGGNASFGGSISDSRGDLTNHTNNGLARD
- a CDS encoding phage capsid protein; translation: MSGLDEILKTSMNATNVTLSGALTPEQAHNFVDVIKQNNGFLQKIHTEKMGRLTKELDAWDVAKGILVRVPSGDKPSESQRAALNKVGAKLDAKSVQLFARILQDALEDNKSNPKFESETFESFAKAFGNDLALLGFIGESDTYDGSFKTLHKGWVAVAKDSSETTKLTYASNEKVKDRLSALVASLHPDILSQAVILISPADAQEYNKELAALNSPTHLIQGGADKILGVPLEVTPLMPKGEYLATPLKNLVLGTVLDIRRNRWYDAEERALKYVFDLYVDYEIVIKKWVSYMKQA
- a CDS encoding GPW/gp25 family protein, with translation MKHLVSIEQSIKDILLTPLGSRVMLPEYGSRLFELIDRRIDDSFRADLAWYVIEAVEKWEKRIKIDEVRLISLQNNSLKFKITFESGDSMEVAYA
- a CDS encoding XkdF-like putative serine protease domain-containing protein; the encoded protein is MSKEITNMQIKLISLVSAGANNKKIIYKNENFNELLRVNFKKSDDEQGVVYGIVYAPDEVDTQGDFANANEIKRAAYNFMKRADLGYCVDVNHDFNIANAYICESWIVKSKDEFFSEVGAWAVGIKLEDEDLKQMVKNGAITGLSMYGSGVIKNADEGITKGGVMAALKEFFGSSENLKKQTSNNKGETMDENKVAELVKAGISASEAKLEALEKSVGELTAKLEAITSELSKSKQDETIKKQENSLSGGIL
- a CDS encoding baseplate assembly protein; the encoded protein is MLDLKALPYPNVIETLNYDEILNSVKNVFKEYLTDDEIALLESDSYSALLETLAYRELLLRARINQSVKSMLLPFATGSDLDNVVAIYGIERLKGEKPTANVKFSLSTTLGYDVYIPAGLTLVSKDGDTATLKNSLVIKAGNKEIIGVSVLDSYVKSSLIKCELIQTPLPFVLTAKQESEFLGGAERESDDRLRERAVLSLERFSTAGSAKAYIYQAMSANIKVLEVSVLNGGAGIVKVYLKTADMSEETRTSVADYLNDEKVRPLTDSVIVTNANIINIEIKAELELTDMFMQDEIDKAIKATPSTLKIGENLNLSYIYSVLHKNGVYRVNLQTPTIDTKVGDDSFARISFNLSYKKASL
- a CDS encoding DUF5675 family protein; the encoded protein is MKLTIRRFKNIHDGTLGKFELCVGQTDERVLLSGYTLEPAGDDCVTPGRDLRIPQGKYDVAWEYSPRFGRVLPTLFNENVIKARRILIHAGNYPKHTLGCILLGQKYDDKGVYEGKKTLEAFLKITKDKPLTVEIINLQGV
- a CDS encoding phage tail protein; protein product: MTLLPNHKSKFDKKFDELFGIRFDEFDIGVINTLADSCPVSLLPILAASFDVDIEGLSEIAARELIKNAFAIHYYSGTFYAVKKAVQAIDSGALIIEGNLGQKYDGSILHGGARFYGSNDHWAEYSVISSIPLSREKAKRISDAAKSAAPVRCVLTTIDSRAANLTYDGSIRYNDQFNYGVY